DNA sequence from the Nicotiana tomentosiformis chromosome 3, ASM39032v3, whole genome shotgun sequence genome:
GCTGACCATCCCCAACTCTAATTTTCAATTGGTACCTGCTATGGACATCATCCCAAGTTACCGCTGGGTACTttatcaaattttgttttagctgtTGTAAAGCCAATGAGCTTTGGGGGATGAGTCCTTGAGTGAACACTTGAACTGCCCAATCGTCGGCAATAggaggcaggtccattcgttccatttgaaacctcgacatgaattccctgagcatttcTGTATCTTTTtgtttactttgaaaaggtctgattttctggtctctaccttgatggccccggcataAGCTTTTACGAAGGCATCTGTAAGCATAGAaaactaattaatgaaattagggggtaagttgggataccatatcattgcttctTTCGACAGGgtttctccgaactttttcaacaaaaccgactcgatttcgtcatcttctaagtCGTTTCCCTTGATGGAACACGTGTAGGAGGCCACGTGTTCATTTGGATCCGTGGTTCcattatactttggaatttcgggCATAGGGAACTTCTTCGAGATTGGTTTTGTTGTCGCGCTCAGAGGGAAAGGTTTCTGGACAAATTTCTTgaaatccaggcctttcaatatcgggagTGCTCCTCAGATTTGATCAActctggagttataggtctccactttttgGTCGATGGCTTTAATATTTTTTTCCCCTGATTCCACTCGCTTTGTTAGTTCCACAAGCATCTTCATTATTTCGGGGTTTGTCCCGTGTTCAACTTCACCCGGCCTTTCCGTGGTTTGTTCATTCCTTCGGGCGTTTTCCGGGATGGTTTGGGCTCAACTCTACTCAGGGCGCGAGTTTGGTTCTGCAGCTGGGttatcgccgcctgttgagcttgtaacatttcgaagatcacccgcaaaTTGATCCCATCGCCTTTACCGTCATGTGTACTCCTGGCTATTGATTGGACTCCTCCGCGAGCGCTGTTCTTGGGGTCGATCGGCAGGTTTGCATCGATTGTCACATGTGAGTTGACATCGATTGGGTCCGCAACCGGGACTCTGTTGGGGTCAACAGGGGCACCTCGTTGTTAGGCACTATATTGTTGTTTTCACCAAGGTGGCCAGGCTCAGCATTAACGTTCAAGTGAGTatattgagagtttgacattcttaagttgacctgaaattaaaatctcaaagaacaagcgtaaaacagagtgcgttatggaaatttgtaccaaattaccactattatccttagtcccatggtgggcgccaaactgtttacccttaaaaatggataacaattgaatttatacgcgattttaaggatatgtggactaattcaatacaagtgattaatgatGTTAGATAAAACAAACAAAAGATATAGTAAATAGCCAAACTAATGATGATAGTGAGTCCGAGCTCGGTTAAAGGCTTAACAAAGAACCTGCTTTCGGTTCCGAGCttgcacttatgaagaacttatcAACGAAaacaagaactttgaataacttttagaaACAGAGAGAACATAagtatattgccttggtatgcgtgttacagtgTCCCTAATGAATAATTCGCTTTCCCtctatatagtaggggagttttaccctaggtacaattctaagaaaggtaaaaatcttccttttcgcTAGTCACTGATTTTCTGCCGGTACGGGCCGAGATTTgcgtcgtgatatccggttgggcacggaTATCACTGCCCTTTGTTAATCGTGTGCGGTCatttggtaatgctctccgaggtCGTGGGACTCGAACCGGACCCGGGGCACGTGGTCTCCATGGctccgagggcaggtgttttgctcGGGCCCTGATACGAGAGGCTCATGGCTTTGATTCCGATTCCTTACACTCACGTCCTCGCTCTGTTTGCCTCATCGGAAAATCTGGGTGCTCATTAGACTCGGTTTTATCCATATACAAAGTTAAACATTATTTTTTCCGAGGACACATATTCAAGTGTAATAACAATTAACACTTGCATGTTACGTTGTTGGCTTATAATAATCTCACTGAGTCAATTGTCAAAAGACTGAGAGAGTACTATGCACAGAGATTATTTTATGTTGCGTGTTGTTCCAAAAATAGGTGAAAAGAAATTCCGAAAACGTTTTTCAAACATCAGGACGAAGAGTTTTTCTGCATAAAATTAATGTAAATGTGTGTTAATTTCAGCTTTTACAAAAATTGAAAAACTTTTCTCTAATAATATTTGCTTAAAATTTTTCCAATATTGAATGTTTTTTCGAGGAAAAAAATTCAAATACTTCTAGAGGCAAATATCATTGTTAACGTAGCCCTTGTTACCTACTAAAGTATATATGCCGACCATGACGACTGGAAACGACAGATAATTACTACAAATGATTAAGCTGAAGAAACCCTAAAAAAACAAGAGacgaggatatatatatatatttatatatatataaaacttaaatTCGTGACCTCTTCAGTTGCTTCGGTACATTATATATTGAATTCATATTTACTGTTAGGAAAAGTAATAATACATATTCCATATAGCTAGTACTTTGCTCCTTAGAGAGAGGAGAACTTGCATGCATAAGTACTCTCATAAAATCCCACTGGCTGCCTATTGTTTAATTTAATCAACCATGTCAGAACATATCATTTTCGTTTGTCATCTTAGGCTTTTTCTATGGTTAATAATCATAACTGATGACATTAGTGCTATACTgctatatattatttaataattcATTTTATAATATGGTGGTCAGACATCAAATGCATGTTACAGCTAATTGACGAAGGACAATATTTAGTTTATTGTTCTTCACATTCATTGCCTTAATTAACTATCTGTGCTTCTTGATTGATTGTGGTTCCAGCTACGCCAGTCTCTTCAATTATTAAGGGTTTGTTTTAATACTCAATATACATGACggtcaaataaaaaaaaaaggtacTTCTTCTAAGATGGATAAATATATTTAAGATAATAGTTATAATGCCTTGTGTTAAAAGAACCGAGCTTAAACAGACACAGAGTCAGGATTTGAAAATTATGAGTTTAGTATTCTAATTATTTTAAGTTAtttggttctaaattaataatttgttcataattcaataattttttaagacaaatacaagaTTTAAACAAAAGTTACAGGGTTCAACCGAACCCGTATTTGAAGGACTAGCTTCGACTCTAAGCTTAAACTAAAATACGTATCCAATTAGTATTATTTTTCTCTCGAATTTAGTCATATATCTGCAGCCATTTTTCATAATCTACTTCTAAAGCTAAACCTCTCATTCTTTGGAAATAAAGAGAAGAAGCCTTTCTATTACTTTAGATGAgaatacaaaaagaaaaagagtacGGTGAACCGATTAATCAACAATATAAAAACATTGCTTCTTCTTTCCATCAAATCAGAGTGGCGCAGCGGAAGCGTGGTGGGCCCATAACCCACAGGTCTCAGGATCGAAACCGGGCTCTGatatgagttggcttcaactgtatCTTTTCTTTCCTGAAATTCTCTGTCTTTACGACGTCACTTCGCTCTGGCCGAAAATTTGAGACATATACGAAAAAAGAGAAGGAGATTACTACTCCATAATTATATTGTTTTCCAgcaaaaaaaaattcttatgaAAATAGATGAGATAATTGAACGAGAAGGAGaagataaataaaaaaatagtgaAAACTCAGGAAGTCCAAGAAATCGATACGAACTAAATCCTAGACTCATAACAGGCCATTAGACCACAAAATATCGCGATAAATCAAACAGATCCCTCTTCTCTGCAACTGTACGTTATCTCCTCCATTGATAATTCGTCTCTTCACTTCTCCATGTGagtttttttctttatttctcgtCTACTTTTTCTTCATATCTATTCCCTCCCTTTCGATTTCTGTTTCGTTattcaaaaatggtgaaaatcaaCACTGTAGACTGTCGACGAATTTCATTTCCGTGGAACTTTCAGCTGGTTACTAAAATTATCGAGTTCAATCTTGTCAATTCATTTTCTATGGCAACTGCAACTaataatttcatcttttaccTGGAAATTGAACTATCGGATGAAGTTCTAATGGTGATTATTTAGCAATTACTTTACTGATTTATGCTGTATCCGTTCTTCTTAATTTAACTGAATTGCTATTGCTTGTTTAGGTTTGTATAGCCCCGCTCTACTGTGAAGCGCCTCCATAACTAGTAAGTCACTGGAACTATGGGTTTCATTCATGCCTTTGTTATTTCAATTTATGTTAATCTATGAAATGTTAATTTAGTTAATTCAGACCTTACCATCGGGTTATTTTAGAGAGAGCTTGGAGTAAACTACTCCAGATAACTCGTCTTCcctaaataaaagtaaaataaaaataaaaattatccgcagtgttgtcaaaggctcatttgaacgcgcttaagccctgaagctcaAAAAAGCTCACGGCATGCGCTTCGCCTCACTTAGGTTGCACTCTGTGTAGGCAAGGCACTAAGGCATGCGCCTCATTGCCCATAAATTCCATCTTGAGTAAAGTGGTACAAAACAATAAATATATTTGGCAAAAAGGTATCTTAATTGTTATGGAAATCATTATGAATGAAATCCTTAATTATTTCTTGCATTAcacatatatttttatttttttgtcgtCGCGCCTTTTTTAACTAAAGCTCACACTTCAAtcgcgctttgcgcttaaagctcTGATAGACCTGGAGCGCTTTTTAACACTTTTCGCAAATAATCCGTTGTTTAAGGCACAATTACCTTGCTTCGTTCACTAATTGCAGAATTCAAGTGGCTTTTTTGCTTCTTGAAAGTAATGCAGTAGTACAGAATTTAACCATCGGAAGTTATCTTTTTTGTTACAATGTTGTACCTGATATAAAGTAGAATAAAAAGGGTTTAGAGCTctagaagaagaaaagaagaaactaAAGCTTTATATAGCTCTTACGTCTTTTTTGGCCTGACTTGGAAAGGGAATGAAACATGATTATGAACGGCAGATAAACTCGTTAATAAGAATAATTAGTAGTATGATGAAATTGGAAAAAAAAGGGGAGTATGTAGTCTTAAAAAGATTAGGGTTGATTTCGTTGTTGGTTTAATTTGTCACTAGGTGGAAACAAACCATCTACTCTAGATTGCTTTTTGAATATTTGTGTTGCTTGCGTTAAGCTTACAGTTCTATAAAGCATAGGTGAACTAGTCTTTTTGAAAGCTTAGTAGTTGTGCGGCCTATCACGTTTCCACTTGATCGTGCAAGTCTATACAATAATCTTTAATGGTAGTTTTATGTTAAGCCTAAATTTCTttaacttaagaaatatttgtcaTTTATTAAAAAGAAATCGTGAAAAATTGTTTTCCTTTTTTAATTAGagtttcttaaatttaatgtatGATAAATATTGTACATGTTAGTCACTCTGAAGCAtctaaaattgcaaaaaatgttTTAGTTATGAGTAATCATATTGTGGTAGGTAAGTTTACTGGATGTCAATTGCAGTTTCCCACTACAATGTCGCAGATCTAGTAAATGTTGGAAGTACTGCAAATGAGATGTTGACAATCAAGGACATCTCAAAAATTCTACATCACAAATGTTGTCCTTTTGAGCTTGTTATTGAGGAATGCAAATGGTATACATATATCCAACCCCAAAGATACTAAAAAtgaaaaagagagaaagaaaaaggagTATAAAAAGCTTATTGTCATTCACCACTGTTGGTGTTATATATACCACTTAAAAGTAATATAGTGCCAAATTGAAAGGGAACAAAAGTTTAAATAAAAGGGATAACTACAACTCTTGACCAAGAGACAACAAACTGATGTTTTTTTTTGGTTGGTACACCATATTATTAGAAGGAATTTAGTTGATCAGTTTAACAAAATAGAAACCTAGctttaatttggggattttgagtggaaccacTTTAGTTtccttctttttgtctttttacaGAGATTGAAATTCGATAATAGCGCTTTCACATAATTGATCAGTGGTAAAACCACCGTGtgattctcttgtgctgcttttccaacttaaataCTGGCACTTTTTAACAGAATGGCGATTGTAAATAGTTGagttttttttataaagttgagGTTTTTAAAAAGTATATTGGTATATGATTGAAGCCTATGCAAACGCATCACGCTTTGCTAGCGAATTAAGATACATCCTTGTTGCATGAGTTGAAGATGATTGACATATAGTAGGTAGCATTTGTTTGAGCTTATCGTTATTACCTAACAAGATATATATCTACCTTAATAGCAGATTAACACTTGACTTTATCATTGCATTCATTTCAAATTGTTAAAGAGATTTCCTAAATGACAATTTTGTTTCATTATTGTGCACCATATACAGTCTTTCTTTATCCCCACTTGTGGGATCacattgggtatgttgttgttgttattgactACAATCTTTCTTTATGTTAAGAGGGGAAAAGATAATAGAATGAATAAGAAAAACCATCTAGGATGAGTCATAAAATTATCTAACCGATATTTTTTTCTGGCAGTGGTTCGAGAAAAAGATGTCTGTTGGGAATATGCGGAGAAGTTAGACGGAAATAAAGTGAGATGTAAATTCTGTCTTAGAATTCTCAACGGTGGCATTAGTAGGTTAAAGCACCACTTATCCAGACTTCCCAGTAAAGGTGTGAATCCATGTACTAAGGTGAGAGATGATGTTACTGACAGGGTAAGGGCAATAGTAGCATCAAAGGATGAGGCAAAGGAAACTCCTAGTACTAAAAAGCATAAGCTCATTGAGGCTAAATCTCTTGTAAATATTTCTCCAGAAAAACCCCTTTTGTCTGTGGAACCAATAACTCCAATTGCAAGAACTTTTCCACCAATTGGGCAGGCTATCTCTTCACCTGGAAATAACCAAGAAAATGCGGAGAGAAGTATTGCATTGTTCTTTTTTGAGAACAAAATTGACTTCGGTGTTGCAAGATCTTCCTCTTACCATCAAATGATTGAGGCAGTAGGGAAGTGTGGCAGTGGGTTTTTAGGTCCTTCTCCTGAAACTCTGAAAGCAACATGGTTGGAGAGGATCAAGTCTGAAGTAAGCTTACAGTCAAAAGATGTTGAGAAAGAGTGGGCAATGACAGGTTGCACTTTAATTGCAGAAACATGGACAGATAACAAAATGAAAGCTTTGATCAACTTCTTGGTTTCATCACCCTCCAGGACTATTTTCTACAAATCTGTAGATGCATCTTCATATTTTAAGAATCTAAAATGCCTCTCTGAGTTGTTTGATTCAATCATTCAGGAATTTGGCCCAGAGAATATTGTGCAAGTAATTGTGGATAATACACTTTACTGCACTGGTATAGTGAACCATATTTTGCAGAACTATGGGAGTGTTTTTGTGTCCCCTTGTGCTTCACAGTGTATAAACACAATCTTAGACGAGTTTTCGAAATTAGATTGGGTATATAGATGCATTTTACAGGCGCAATCAATCTCGAAGTTTATATACAATAATTCCTCATTGCTTGTTCTCATGAAAAAGTTCACTCTAGGACAAGAGATCATCAAGACTGGTATCACAAAGTCCGTTTCACACTTTCTCTCCTTACAATGTCTACTGAAGCATAGGTCAAGATTGAAACTTATGTTTAACAGTCCAGAGTTTGCTGCCAATTCTGCTTATACAAATAAACCGCAAAGCATTAATTGTATTGGAATTCTCGATGACAATGACTTTTGGAGGACAGCTGAAGAGTGTGTTGCTATTTCTGAGCCCTTTCTCAAAGTAATGAGGGAAGTATCTGGAGGAAAGCCAGCTGTGGGCTCTATATATGAACTATTGACCAGAGCAAAGGAGTCAATACGGACATACTATATTATGGATGAAACAAAGTGCACGACATTTTTGGATATAGTAGATAAGAAATGGCAGAATAACCTCCACTCTCCTCTGCATTCAGCAGCTGCCTTTTTGAATCCTAGCATCCAATACAACACAGAAGTCAAGTTTCTTGGGTCAATAAAAGAAGATTTTTTCAGAGTGCTGGAGAAGCTATTACCGACTCCCGAATTGAGGCGAGATATCACCACTCAAATCCTTTCATTTACAAGGGCATCAGGAATGTTTGGTTGTAATCTGGCAAAGGAGGCAATTGATACTGTTCCTCCAGGTATGACTGAAGCTTTAGATTCAAACGTTTTGTGCATCCCCAGTACATATACTTAAATTGAAGAGATCCTAAGAAAATTCTTGTCCGTTCATTCTTC
Encoded proteins:
- the LOC104119162 gene encoding uncharacterized protein produces the protein MVREKDVCWEYAEKLDGNKVRCKFCLRILNGGISRLKHHLSRLPSKGVNPCTKVRDDVTDRVRAIVASKDEAKETPSTKKHKLIEAKSLVNISPEKPLLSVEPITPIARTFPPIGQAISSPGNNQENAERSIALFFFENKIDFGVARSSSYHQMIEAVGKCGSGFLGPSPETLKATWLERIKSEVSLQSKDVEKEWAMTGCTLIAETWTDNKMKALINFLVSSPSRTIFYKSVDASSYFKNLKCLSELFDSIIQEFGPENIVQVIVDNTLYCTGIVNHILQNYGSVFVSPCASQCINTILDEFSKLDWVYRCILQAQSISKFIYNNSSLLVLMKKFTLGQEIIKTGITKSVSHFLSLQCLLKHRSRLKLMFNSPEFAANSAYTNKPQSINCIGILDDNDFWRTAEECVAISEPFLKVMREVSGGKPAVGSIYELLTRAKESIRTYYIMDETKCTTFLDIVDKKWQNNLHSPLHSAAAFLNPSIQYNTEVKFLGSIKEDFFRVLEKLLPTPELRRDITTQILSFTRASGMFGCNLAKEAIDTVPPGIWWEQYGDAAPTLQRVAIRILSQVCSTFTFERHWSTFQQIHSERRNKIDKETLLDLVYINYNLKLARYLVSKPTEEDPLQLDDIDMTSEWVEEVDNPSPTQWLDRFGSLDGNDLNTRQFTAAIFGASDHIFGL